The DNA region TTGCGCCGCACCGCGACATCGGTGATGCCCTTCTCGGCGGTCATGCGCAGGTAGTCGCTGTTGTCCCTGGGCTCCCCGGTGAAGGGGATGCCGTGTTTCTCCATCAGCAGGCCATAGATGTCGGAGCTGGACGGCTGGTAATCCACCTCGACCATGAAGGCGCGCGGGGTGCCGTTTTCCTTGTAGATGATCTCGTAGCGGTTGTTGCCCTTCATGTCTTCCTCCTTGCCGGGTGTCCTTGCCAATAGACGGGCAGGGCGGGAATTGGTTTTGCCGATTTTCCCGGGCGGTCAAAGGGCGTGATCGTGAACGTCCATAAGCACTATCGAGACGACTGATTTCAAAGCGGCGCGGTGCACCAATAAAGTTGGCTCCAACAGATTGAAGGAGGCAGTCATGCCGCATATCGACATCATGTCCGTCGTTGGAAGTGCAGTTCCCGAGGCGCTGCGTGCGCAAGGGCATCTGGCCTGCTGGTTCGTGATGATCGACGGCCAGTGCAAATCCGGTCCCTACACCACCCTGGACATGGCCTGCGCAAGCAAGGCGATCTGGGAGTTGGAAATGGCCAAGATGGCCAAGCGACACAAGGGTTTCCTGGCCATGGCCGCCTGAGTTTTCCAGCGCCTGCTCCGGCGCATTTTGGCAGCGTGGGGCTGCCCGTTTATTCCTGGTGCCCATCCCGCACCCCCTTTGGCCCGCCACCTGGCGGGCCTTGTTTTTTCCGCCCGGGCCGGCTGCGGGTAAACTGCCGGCTTTTATCGCGGAAGCCCCTCGTGAACTGGGACATTTTCTGTAGCGTCGTGGACAACTACGGCGACATCGGCGTGACCTGGCGCCTGGCGCGCCAGCTGGTGGCCGAGCACGGCCTGCGGGTGCGTCTCTGGGTGGACGAGCCGGCCGCCTTCGCGCGGCTGTGCCCCGGCGCCGATGCCAGGGCCGATCGCCAGGTGCACCAGGGCGTGGAGGTACGCCACTGGCCGGCCGAGTGGCAGCCGACGGAACCTGCGGATGTGGTGATCGAGGCCTTCGCCTGCCAACTGCCCGCTGCCTACAGGGAGGCCATGGCTGCACGGGCCCGCTCGCCGCTCTGGTTGAACCTGGAGTACCTCAGCGCCGAGGCGTGGGTGGAAGGCTTCCACGGCCTGCCGTCCCTGCAGGCCGATGGGCTGCAGAAGTTCTTCTTCTTCCCGGGGTTCACCGAGCGCACCGGCGGCCTGCTGCGCGAGCGCGGCTTGCTCGACCGGCGCGATGCCTTGCGCGGCAAGCCCGGGACCCGGGCCGATTTCCTCCGTACGCTCGGCGTGCAGCACCGGCCGGGTGAGCGGCTGATCTCCCTGTTCGCCTACGAGAATGCGGCGCTATCCGGCTGGCTCGATGCCTTGGCGGCGGACCCGCGCGCCACCCAGGTGCTGGTGCCCGAAGGGCGCGTGCTGGGCGATGTGGCGAACTGGCTCGGTGCCGGCGGCCTGGCCGTGGGCGACAGCCACCAGCGCGGCAACCTGGTGCTGCAGGTGCTGCCTTTCCTGTCCCAGGACGATTACGACCGCCTGCTCTGGTGCTGCGACTTCAACGCGGTACGCGGGGAGGATTCCTTCGTGCGTGCGCAATGGGCCGGCCAGCCGATGCTCTGGCACATCTACCAGCAGGAGGACGATGTTCACCTGGAGAAGCTCGACGCCTTCCTCGCGCGCTATGTCGCCGATCTGGACGAGGCGCCGGCGCGGGCGTTGCTCGCGGCCTGGCGGGCGTGGAACCAGGGTGGCGACATGGGCGCCGCCTGGTTGGCGATGCAGCCGTTCGAGGCCTGCTTGCAGGCCCATGCCGCGAAATGGTGCGGGTTGCAGGCGGGTCGCCAGGATCTGGCGGCAGGGCTGGTGCATTTTTATACAAATTGGATATGATACGCGGCCTGTTTTTTGTCACTCATCCAAATCGGATATTCGTATGAAAACCGCTCAAGAGTTCCGCGCTGGCCAGGTTGCCAACATCAATGGCTCCCCCTGGGTCATCCTGAAAGCCGAGTTCAACAAGTCCGGCCGCAACAGCGCAGTCGTCAAGATGAAGCTGAAGAACCTGCTCAACGGTTCCGCCACCGAGACCGTGTTCAAGGCCGACGACAAGCTGGAACCGGTAATCCTGGATCGCAAGGAAGTTACCTACTCCTACTTCGCTGATCCGCTGTATGTGTTCATGGACAACGAATTCAACCAGTACGAGATCGAGAAAGACGATCTGGAAGCCGTACTGACCTTCATCGAAGACGGCATGACCGACATCTGTGAAGCCGTGTTCTTCAACGAGAAAGTCATTTCCGTTGAACTGCCGACCACCATCGTCCGCCAGATCGCCTACACCGAACCTTCCGTTCGTGGCGACACCTCCGGCAAAGTGATGAAGACCGCTCGCCTGAACAACGGTGCCGAGCTGCAGGTTTCCGCCTTCTGCGAAATCGGCGACTCCATCGAGATCGATACCCGCACCGGCGAGTACAAGTCCCGCGTCAAGGCCTAAGCCTTTAGCGAGATGTGAAAAGCCCGGCCTAGGCCGGGCTTTTTGTTGCCTGCGATTTTTCGCCTGGGTTCACTCCAGGTGTTTCTTCAGCTCGGCGCCGGCCTGGAGCATGGCCGAGCGCACCGCCGGGACCTGGTTGACCACGTTGAGCAGGCCGTAGTCGTGGATCATGCCGTTGTAGCGCACGGCGGTGACCTCGACGCCGGCGGCGTCCAGTTTGCGGGCGTAGGCTTCGCCTTCGTCACGCAGCACGTCGAACTCGGCGGTCTGGATCAGGGTCGGCGGCAGGCCTTTCAGTTGCTCGGTGGTGGCGCGCAGGGGCGATGCGTGGATCTCGGCGCGCTGCTTCGGGTCGGTGGTGTAGCTGTCCCAGAACCACTGCATCATCGGCTTGGTGAGGAAGTGCCCCTGGGCGAACTGGTTGTACGAGGCCGTCTCGAAGTTGGCGTCGGTCACCGGCCACAGCAACACCTGGGCGCGCAGTTTCGGGGTGCCCTGTTCCTTGGCCATCAGCGCCACCACCGCCGCCATGTTGCCGCCGACGCTGTTGCCGGCCACCGCCAGGCGCGAGCTGTCGACGCCGATGTCCTTGCCGTGCTCGGCCACCCATTTGGTGGCGGCGTAGGCCTGGTTGATGGCGGTGGGGTACTTGGCCTCCGGCGAGGGGGTGTAGTTCACGTAGACGGCGACCGCGCCGGAGTTCACCACCAGGTCATGGATCAGGCGTTCGTGGGTGGGGTAGTCGCCCAGCACCCAGCCGCCGCCGTGGAAGAACATGAACACCGGCAGGTCGCCCTTGGCGCCTTCGGGGCGGACGAGGGTCAGCTCCAGGGGCTGGCCGTTGATCTCGATGCTCTTCTTCTCGACGCGGGTGCCGGAGAGGTCGACCTTGACGCCCGCCTGGGCGCCCACCAGCACGGCGCGGGCATCCTTCGGCGCCAGGGTTTCCAGGGGCTTGCCGTTGCCGGCTTCGAGGGCTTCGAGGAAGGCCTGGGTGGTGTGTTCCACGCCGGGGCTGCCGGCGGCGAAGGCGCTGCCGATGGACAGGGCGAGCAGGCTGCCGGTGAGGAGGGTGCCGATGCGCTGGGTGGTCATGGTGGTTCTCCGCTGGATTCGTTTGGTTTCGTAAAATATTGCGCGCTAACTAAGTGCGTGATGTGGAAATTAGCGATCATTTAGTTTGCGCGCAAGATATTTATCGAGAACAAAACCGAATAACGCGCCAGCGAAACAGGAATAAGGCCGTCAGACGGCCTTTTGCAGGCTCCTGCGCAGGTTCACCAGTTCGTCCTTCAGTTGGCCGAGGCTGGCAATGTCCATCTCGCTGGCGGCGAGGATGCAGGCGGGCACGCGCTGGGCCTGCTTGTGCATGGCACGGCCCTTGTCGGTGAGGTGCAGTTCGACCACGCGCTCGTCGGCGCTGCTGCGGGTGCGGGTGATCAGGCCTTCGGCTTCCAGGCGCTTGAGCAGGGGGGTGAGGGAGCCCGGGTCGGTGAGCAGGCGCGCGCTGATATCGCCCACGGTGATGCCGTCGCCTTCCCAGAGCACCATCATCGCCAGGTACTGCGGGTAGGTGAGGCCCAGTTCCTGCAGCAACGGCTTGTACACCTTGGTCATCAGCAGGGAGGTGGAATACAGGG from Pseudomonas tohonis includes:
- the efp gene encoding elongation factor P; the encoded protein is MKTAQEFRAGQVANINGSPWVILKAEFNKSGRNSAVVKMKLKNLLNGSATETVFKADDKLEPVILDRKEVTYSYFADPLYVFMDNEFNQYEIEKDDLEAVLTFIEDGMTDICEAVFFNEKVISVELPTTIVRQIAYTEPSVRGDTSGKVMKTARLNNGAELQVSAFCEIGDSIEIDTRTGEYKSRVKA
- a CDS encoding alpha/beta hydrolase; protein product: MTTQRIGTLLTGSLLALSIGSAFAAGSPGVEHTTQAFLEALEAGNGKPLETLAPKDARAVLVGAQAGVKVDLSGTRVEKKSIEINGQPLELTLVRPEGAKGDLPVFMFFHGGGWVLGDYPTHERLIHDLVVNSGAVAVYVNYTPSPEAKYPTAINQAYAATKWVAEHGKDIGVDSSRLAVAGNSVGGNMAAVVALMAKEQGTPKLRAQVLLWPVTDANFETASYNQFAQGHFLTKPMMQWFWDSYTTDPKQRAEIHASPLRATTEQLKGLPPTLIQTAEFDVLRDEGEAYARKLDAAGVEVTAVRYNGMIHDYGLLNVVNQVPAVRSAMLQAGAELKKHLE
- the earP gene encoding elongation factor P maturation arginine rhamnosyltransferase EarP, coding for MNWDIFCSVVDNYGDIGVTWRLARQLVAEHGLRVRLWVDEPAAFARLCPGADARADRQVHQGVEVRHWPAEWQPTEPADVVIEAFACQLPAAYREAMAARARSPLWLNLEYLSAEAWVEGFHGLPSLQADGLQKFFFFPGFTERTGGLLRERGLLDRRDALRGKPGTRADFLRTLGVQHRPGERLISLFAYENAALSGWLDALAADPRATQVLVPEGRVLGDVANWLGAGGLAVGDSHQRGNLVLQVLPFLSQDDYDRLLWCCDFNAVRGEDSFVRAQWAGQPMLWHIYQQEDDVHLEKLDAFLARYVADLDEAPARALLAAWRAWNQGGDMGAAWLAMQPFEACLQAHAAKWCGLQAGRQDLAAGLVHFYTNWI
- a CDS encoding MarR family winged helix-turn-helix transcriptional regulator is translated as MNTPLERCDDLLLDNQLCFALYSTSLLMTKVYKPLLQELGLTYPQYLAMMVLWEGDGITVGDISARLLTDPGSLTPLLKRLEAEGLITRTRSSADERVVELHLTDKGRAMHKQAQRVPACILAASEMDIASLGQLKDELVNLRRSLQKAV